From Pseudomonas sp. stari2, a single genomic window includes:
- the ubiE gene encoding bifunctional demethylmenaquinone methyltransferase/2-methoxy-6-polyprenyl-1,4-benzoquinol methylase UbiE, which produces MTDQRKGSDAEPTTHFGFKNVPESQKAEKVAEVFHSVAAKYDLMNDLLSGGMHRLWKRFAIELSGVRAGNRVLDIAGGTGDLTKKFSHLVGPTGQVVLADINESMLKVGRDRLLDVGVSGNVEFVQADAEKLPFPDNHFDCVTIAFGLRNVTHKEDALRSMLRVLKPGGRLLVLEFSKPTNALMSKAYDAYSFAFMPLMGKLITNDSESYRYLAESIRMHPNQETLKSMMVDAGFDRVTYHNMTAGIVALHRGIKP; this is translated from the coding sequence ATGACTGATCAGCGCAAAGGCAGCGATGCCGAACCCACCACTCACTTCGGCTTCAAAAACGTTCCGGAAAGCCAGAAAGCGGAAAAAGTCGCTGAGGTGTTCCACTCCGTGGCCGCCAAGTACGACCTGATGAACGACCTTCTGTCGGGCGGCATGCACCGTCTGTGGAAGCGCTTCGCAATCGAACTGTCGGGCGTGCGCGCCGGCAACCGCGTGCTGGACATCGCCGGCGGCACCGGCGACCTGACCAAGAAATTCTCGCACCTGGTCGGCCCGACCGGTCAGGTCGTTCTCGCGGACATCAACGAATCCATGCTCAAGGTCGGTCGTGACCGCCTGCTGGATGTCGGTGTTTCGGGCAACGTCGAGTTCGTCCAGGCCGACGCGGAAAAACTGCCGTTCCCGGACAACCATTTCGACTGTGTGACCATCGCCTTCGGCCTGCGCAACGTGACGCATAAAGAGGACGCCCTGCGTTCGATGCTGCGCGTGCTCAAGCCCGGCGGTCGCCTGCTGGTGCTGGAATTCTCCAAGCCGACCAACGCGCTGATGTCCAAGGCCTATGACGCCTACTCGTTCGCCTTCATGCCGCTGATGGGCAAGCTGATCACCAACGACTCGGAAAGCTATCGCTACCTGGCCGAATCGATCCGCATGCACCCGAATCAGGAAACCCTGAAGTCGATGATGGTTGATGCCGGTTTCGACCGCGTGACCTATCACAACATGACCGCAGGCATCGTCGCCCTGCACCGCGGCATCAAACCCTGA
- a CDS encoding phasin family protein, whose product MAKVILKKKIDASTSALSDVKSYARKIWLAGLGAYTKVGQEGSEYFQELIKAGQTVEKKGKKAVTEKLEAANAEIDEAKHEVSSFKGRVEVQLDKVEKAFDTRVASALNRIGIPSKHDVEALSAKLDELTALLERVARKS is encoded by the coding sequence ATGGCCAAAGTTATTTTGAAGAAAAAAATCGACGCCTCGACTTCTGCTTTGAGCGACGTCAAATCCTATGCCCGCAAGATCTGGCTGGCAGGCCTGGGTGCCTACACCAAGGTCGGTCAGGAGGGCAGCGAGTACTTTCAGGAGTTGATCAAGGCTGGTCAAACTGTTGAAAAGAAAGGCAAAAAAGCCGTCACCGAAAAACTCGAAGCGGCCAACGCCGAGATCGATGAAGCCAAGCACGAAGTCAGCTCTTTCAAAGGCCGCGTCGAAGTTCAGCTCGACAAGGTCGAGAAGGCGTTCGACACGCGTGTCGCCAGTGCCTTGAATCGTATCGGCATTCCGTCTAAACATGACGTTGAGGCACTCTCTGCTAAGCTCGATGAGCTGACGGCATTGCTCGAACGCGTCGCGCGTAAATCTTAA
- a CDS encoding phasin family protein has product MAGKKNTDKEGSSWIGKVEDYSRKIWLAGLGVYSKIDTDGSKLFDTLVKDGEKAEKLTKAAVGKKVDAAKDSASSAKSRISGVKDRALGTWDQLEGAFDKRLNSAISRLGVPSRNEVKDLHKKVDTLTKQIEKLTGLKAQPVAAKTAAAKPEAKPAAKPLTKAAAKPAAKPAAKTAAAKPAAKAAAKPVAAKAAAKPATKPAAKPAAKPAAKTAAAKPAAKPAAKPAAAKKPAVKKTAAPKAAAPKAAAPKPVTTPQALASTSNSASAPTPAPVSTVASTPSTPTSQS; this is encoded by the coding sequence ATGGCTGGTAAAAAGAACACCGATAAAGAAGGCAGCTCGTGGATCGGAAAAGTCGAAGACTATTCCCGCAAGATCTGGCTGGCTGGTTTAGGCGTGTACTCGAAGATCGACACTGACGGCAGCAAGCTCTTCGATACATTGGTCAAAGACGGCGAGAAAGCCGAGAAGCTCACCAAGGCTGCAGTCGGCAAGAAAGTCGATGCTGCCAAGGATTCTGCAAGCTCGGCAAAATCGCGCATCAGCGGCGTGAAAGATCGCGCTCTGGGCACCTGGGATCAACTGGAAGGGGCTTTCGACAAGCGTCTGAACAGTGCGATCTCGCGCCTGGGCGTACCGAGCCGCAACGAGGTGAAGGATCTGCACAAGAAGGTCGATACCCTGACCAAACAGATCGAAAAACTCACCGGCCTGAAAGCTCAGCCTGTCGCGGCCAAAACCGCAGCAGCCAAACCGGAGGCAAAACCTGCTGCCAAACCGTTGACTAAGGCTGCCGCGAAACCTGCAGCAAAACCAGCGGCCAAAACTGCAGCAGCCAAGCCAGCAGCGAAAGCCGCGGCCAAACCGGTTGCCGCCAAGGCCGCCGCCAAACCTGCTACAAAACCTGCTGCAAAACCAGCGGCCAAGCCAGCAGCGAAAACCGCTGCCGCCAAACCCGCTGCCAAGCCTGCCGCCAAACCGGCTGCGGCGAAAAAACCGGCAGTGAAAAAAACGGCCGCGCCGAAAGCCGCTGCGCCGAAAGCTGCTGCACCAAAACCGGTGACCACACCGCAAGCACTGGCCAGCACGTCGAACTCCGCCTCGGCTCCAACCCCGGCGCCAGTTTCGACTGTTGCATCGACGCCGTCGACGCCGACCAGTCAGTCCTGA
- a CDS encoding TetR/AcrR family transcriptional regulator translates to MKTSERILECALQLFNEKGEPNVSTMEVANEMGISPGNLYYHFHGKEPLILGLFERFQNELAPLLDPPADVELAPEDYWLFLHLIVERLAQYRFLFQDLSNLAGRLPKLAKGIRNFLNVLKRTLASLLARLKASGQLISDTQALGQLVEQITMTLLFSLDYQRILDREGEVRLVVYQIMMLVAPHLLPPVKVATERMALQYLEDHE, encoded by the coding sequence ATGAAAACAAGCGAACGGATCCTCGAATGTGCCCTGCAGTTGTTCAACGAGAAGGGCGAGCCGAACGTCTCCACTATGGAGGTTGCCAACGAAATGGGGATCAGCCCGGGCAACCTCTACTACCACTTCCACGGCAAGGAGCCGCTGATTCTCGGGCTGTTCGAGCGTTTCCAGAACGAGCTGGCGCCACTGCTCGACCCACCTGCGGATGTCGAACTGGCACCGGAGGATTACTGGCTGTTCCTGCACCTGATCGTCGAACGGCTGGCGCAGTACCGGTTCCTGTTCCAGGACCTGTCGAACCTGGCCGGACGCCTGCCGAAACTCGCCAAGGGCATCCGCAACTTTCTCAACGTCCTGAAGCGCACGCTGGCGTCACTGCTGGCGCGGTTGAAGGCCTCGGGACAGTTGATCAGTGACACCCAGGCGCTGGGGCAACTGGTGGAGCAGATCACCATGACCTTGCTGTTCTCGCTGGACTATCAGCGGATTCTCGATCGCGAGGGCGAGGTACGGCTGGTGGTTTACCAGATCATGATGCTGGTGGCGCCGCACCTGTTGCCGCCGGTGAAGGTGGCGACGGAGCGGATGGCGCTACAATACCTCGAAGATCACGAGTGA
- the phaC gene encoding class II poly(R)-hydroxyalkanoic acid synthase has protein sequence MRDKPATGVVPSPAVFINAQSAMTGLRGRDLISTLRSVAAHGLRNPIHSAKHALKLGGALGRVLLGETLHPTNPNDSRFADPAWSLNPFYRRSLQAYLSWQKQVKSWIDESSMSDDDRARAHFAFSLINDAVAPSNTLLNPLAIKELFNSGGHSLVRGLSHLFDDLLHNDGLPRQVTKQAFEVGKTVATTTGSVVFRNELLELIQYKPMSEKQYSKPLLVVPPQINKYYIFDLSPSNSFVQYALKNSLQTFMISWRNPDVRHREWGLSTYVEAVEEAMNICRAITGAREVNLMGACAGGLTIAALQGHLQAKRQLRRVSSATYLVSLLDSQIDSPATLFADEQTLEAAKRRSYQKGVLDGRDMAKVFAWMRPNDLIWSYFVNNYLLGKEPPAFDILYWNNDSTRLPAAFHGDLLDFFKHNPLIHSGGLEVCGTPIDLQKVTVDSFSVAGMNDHITPWDAVYRSTLLLGGERRFVLSNSGHVQSILNPPSNPKANYVENGKMSSDPRAWYYDAKKVDGSWWPQWLEWVQQRSGTLRETQMALGNANYPPMEAAPGTYVRVR, from the coding sequence ATGCGCGACAAACCAGCGACGGGCGTAGTGCCCAGTCCTGCCGTGTTCATCAATGCACAGAGTGCAATGACCGGCCTGCGTGGCCGCGATCTGATTTCGACGTTGCGCAGCGTCGCCGCCCATGGCCTGCGCAACCCGATCCACAGCGCGAAACACGCATTGAAACTCGGCGGCGCGCTCGGACGCGTGCTGCTCGGTGAAACCCTGCATCCGACCAACCCCAATGACAGCCGATTCGCCGATCCGGCCTGGAGCCTCAATCCGTTCTATCGCCGAAGCCTGCAGGCCTATCTGAGCTGGCAAAAACAGGTGAAGAGCTGGATCGACGAAAGCAGCATGAGCGATGACGATCGCGCCCGTGCGCACTTCGCTTTCTCCCTGATCAACGACGCCGTGGCGCCCTCCAACACGTTGCTCAATCCGCTGGCGATCAAGGAGCTGTTCAACTCCGGCGGCCACAGTCTGGTGCGTGGCCTGAGTCATCTGTTCGATGACCTGCTGCACAACGACGGCCTGCCGCGCCAGGTGACCAAACAAGCTTTCGAAGTCGGCAAGACTGTCGCCACTACCACCGGTTCGGTGGTGTTTCGCAATGAACTGCTCGAGCTGATCCAGTACAAGCCGATGAGCGAAAAGCAGTATTCGAAACCGCTGCTGGTGGTGCCGCCGCAAATCAACAAGTACTACATTTTCGACCTGAGCCCGAGCAACAGTTTCGTCCAGTACGCCCTGAAGAACAGCTTGCAGACCTTCATGATCAGTTGGCGCAATCCGGACGTTCGTCATCGCGAATGGGGCCTGTCGACCTACGTCGAGGCCGTGGAAGAAGCAATGAACATCTGCCGCGCGATCACCGGTGCCCGCGAGGTCAACCTGATGGGTGCCTGCGCCGGCGGGCTGACCATCGCTGCGCTGCAGGGGCACTTGCAGGCCAAGCGACAGTTGCGGCGGGTCTCCAGCGCGACCTATCTGGTGAGCCTGCTCGACAGTCAGATCGACTCTCCAGCCACTTTGTTCGCCGATGAACAGACCCTCGAAGCGGCCAAGCGCCGCTCCTATCAGAAAGGCGTGCTGGACGGTCGCGACATGGCCAAGGTGTTCGCCTGGATGCGCCCCAACGATCTGATCTGGAGCTACTTCGTCAACAACTACCTGCTGGGCAAGGAGCCGCCAGCGTTCGACATCCTCTACTGGAACAACGACAGCACCCGCCTGCCCGCCGCGTTTCACGGTGATCTGCTGGACTTCTTCAAGCACAACCCGCTGATTCATTCGGGCGGCCTGGAAGTCTGCGGCACGCCGATCGACCTGCAGAAAGTCACGGTCGACAGTTTTAGCGTGGCCGGCATGAACGACCACATCACGCCATGGGACGCGGTGTATCGCTCGACCCTGCTGCTGGGTGGGGAGCGGCGCTTCGTGCTGTCCAATAGCGGCCACGTCCAGAGCATTCTCAACCCGCCGAGCAACCCCAAGGCCAACTACGTCGAAAACGGCAAGATGAGCAGCGACCCGCGCGCCTGGTACTACGACGCGAAAAAGGTCGACGGCAGTTGGTGGCCGCAGTGGCTGGAATGGGTCCAGCAGCGCTCCGGCACCCTGCGCGAAACCCAGATGGCCCTTGGCAACGCGAACTATCCACCGATGGAGGCGGCGCCCGGCACTTACGTGCGCGTGCGCTGA
- a CDS encoding polyhydroxyalkanoic acid system family protein, which translates to MAHISVERAHSLGKEVAREKADKLAQKLSDQYGLEPQWSGDTLNLKRSGVKGAVHVAENSIRVDVELGLMMSAMSGMIKAEIEKALDKALV; encoded by the coding sequence ATGGCCCATATCAGTGTTGAGCGTGCCCACAGCCTGGGCAAGGAAGTTGCCCGCGAGAAAGCCGACAAACTGGCGCAGAAACTGTCCGATCAATATGGCCTTGAGCCGCAGTGGTCGGGCGATACCCTGAACCTCAAGCGTTCGGGTGTGAAGGGCGCGGTGCATGTGGCCGAGAATTCGATCCGGGTCGACGTGGAACTGGGCCTGATGATGTCGGCCATGAGCGGCATGATCAAAGCCGAGATCGAGAAAGCGCTGGACAAGGCGCTGGTCTGA
- the phaZ gene encoding poly(3-hydroxyalkanoate) depolymerase translates to MPQPFIFRTVELDGQTIRTAVRPGKPHLTPLLIFNGIGANLELVFPFVAALDPDLEVIAFDVPGVGGSSTPRRPYRFPGLAKLTARMLDYLDYGQVNVIGVSWGGALAQQFAYDYPERCKKLVLAATAAGAVMVPGKPKVLWMMASPRRYIQPSHVIRIAPMIYGGSFRRDPTLAASHAAKVRSAGKLGYYWQLFAGLGWTSIHWLHKIHQPTLVLAGDDDPLIPLINMRMLAWRIPNAQLHIIDDGHLFLITRAEAVAPIIMKFLQEERLRAVMHPHPTPLGG, encoded by the coding sequence ATGCCGCAACCGTTCATCTTTCGTACCGTCGAGCTGGATGGCCAGACCATCCGGACCGCCGTACGCCCCGGCAAGCCTCACTTGACGCCCTTGCTGATTTTCAACGGCATCGGCGCCAACCTGGAGCTGGTGTTTCCTTTTGTCGCGGCGCTGGATCCGGACCTGGAAGTGATCGCCTTCGACGTGCCCGGTGTCGGGGGGTCTTCGACGCCGAGACGGCCGTATCGCTTTCCGGGACTGGCCAAGCTCACAGCACGGATGCTCGACTACCTCGACTACGGACAGGTCAATGTGATTGGTGTGTCCTGGGGTGGCGCGCTGGCACAGCAGTTCGCCTATGACTATCCCGAGCGCTGCAAGAAGCTGGTACTGGCAGCGACGGCGGCGGGTGCGGTGATGGTGCCGGGCAAGCCGAAGGTGCTGTGGATGATGGCCAGTCCACGGCGCTACATCCAGCCGTCCCATGTGATCCGCATCGCCCCGATGATCTACGGCGGCTCGTTCCGTCGCGACCCGACGCTCGCTGCCAGCCATGCGGCCAAGGTGCGTTCGGCGGGCAAGCTCGGCTACTACTGGCAACTGTTCGCGGGCCTTGGCTGGACCAGCATTCACTGGCTGCACAAGATCCATCAGCCGACCCTGGTGCTGGCCGGTGACGACGATCCGCTGATCCCGCTGATCAACATGCGCATGCTGGCCTGGCGGATTCCCAACGCCCAGTTGCACATCATCGATGATGGTCATCTGTTCCTGATCACCCGGGCCGAAGCAGTGGCACCGATCATCATGAAGTTCCTCCAGGAGGAACGTCTTCGCGCAGTGATGCACCCCCACCCGACACCGCTGGGCGGATAA